Proteins encoded by one window of Branchiostoma floridae strain S238N-H82 chromosome 6, Bfl_VNyyK, whole genome shotgun sequence:
- the LOC118417785 gene encoding low-density lipoprotein receptor-related protein 2-like, translated as MRELFVHGHNMDATVMVMTGQQWTTVAHNTHFRGDKDLSNTLYLKEMDLTGLLTTGQLWRLEFPNEYRRPIGEVKFFQACSGVERTVCTDDNCDVYEVVCDGIVDCDDGSDEENCDKEICPSGVAINKTEVCDGTDDCGDNTDEQNCCDRQGRLACSNGQCIDSQKMCAETHIPCFGEPKGQYARCDDVEDCWDGSDESCSPSACDNGAMFHQLSRCDGRNDCGDNSDEQNCVCYYTHDRGTSYRGLANRDNTCQFWTSQYPHAHNHTPQAYPSAGLERNYCRNPDGKDRPWCYTNNPLIRWMYCDDVFACDAPPTRCFYAVDKGRSYVGHTNRAGDRVCQRWDSQSPHSHPHTPQAHPDAGLEENFCRNPDNKQRPWCYTTDESQRWDYCDVMECAGKRA; from the exons ATGCGTGAACTCTTCGTACATGGCCATAACATGGACGCTACAGTCATGGTTATGACAGGACAACAATGGACCACTGTGGCACACAACACTCACTTCAGGGGTGACAAAGATTTGTCTAACACACTCTATCTGAAAGAAATGGACCTGACTGGACTCCTCACCACAGGACAGCTTTGGCGCCTGGAGTTTCCGAATGAGTATCGTAGACCAATCGGTGAGGTCAAGTTTTTCCAAG CTTGCTCCGGAGTTGAGAGGACGGTGTGTACAGATGATAACTGTGACGTCTATGAGGTGGTCTGTGACGGCATAGTGGACTGTGACGATGGGAGCGATGAAGAAAACTGCG ATAAAGAGATCTGTCCGAGTGGAGTCGCCATCAACAAGACAGAAGTGTGTGACGGTACAGACGACTGTGGAGACAATACAGACGAGCAGAACTGCT GCGATCGGCAAGGTAGACTGGCCTGCAGCAATGGACAGTGTATAGATTCACAGAAAATGTGTGCCGAAACTCACATCCCCTGCTTTGGTGAACCGAAAGGACAATATGCTAGATGTGACGACGTGGAGGATTGTTGGGATGGCAGTGACGAGTCCTGCT CACCCTCTGCCTGTGACAATGGAGCCATGTTCCACCAGCTGTCTCGGTGTGACGGCAGAAACGACTGTGGGGACAACAGTGACGAGCAGAACTGTG TCTGTTACTATACACATGACAGAGGGACAAGCTACCGGGGCCTTGCAAACCGGGACAACACCTGTCAGTTCTGGACATCTCAGTACCCCCACGCCCATAACCACACTCCACAGGCCTACCCATCGGCAGGGCTGGAGaggaactactgccggaacccgGACGGGAAGGACAGGCCGTGGTGCTACACAAACAACCCGCTCATCAGGTGGATGTACTGCGATGATGTCTTCGCCTGTGATG CTCCACCGACGCGATGCTTCTACGCAGTGGACAAGGGAAGGAGTTACGTAGGGCACACTAACAG ggcaggggaccgggtgtgtcagagatgggactcccagtccccccacagccatccccacacaccacaggctcatCCTGATGCAGGCCTGGAGGAGAACTTCTGCCGTAACCCTGACAACAAGCAGCGgccctggtgctacaccacggatgAGTCGCAGAGGTGGGACTACTGTGACGTCATGGAATGTGCTGGTAAGAGAGCTTGA
- the LOC118417781 gene encoding uncharacterized protein LOC118417781, translated as MVADCPDEWTDDVTRDKCLKQVDPFNPSELFHRMPVEDASKIPYRNIFCAICNNVSLTETITWESKVECTGMLDLSAQNPRGSQDYNSIIESSEKYCFGTKTIAFVPLDTRHARRCFHVDILKESCDISSCKSYSYPIGIGYKIYKNVHCALCEGLPLPATANLMCGSVVDRISRHNCVRLNNCPSRFSLTNLFNFDSYGSGGNSPNQCPSDTLYDPFADTCRLFSSSRRTHGSLNNTTPLQNCSEPALTFTAEEFRVLPNGSVLLLGSNVSCPAEQVAILNTTASICGECILQYFSNYTQITNPWGATQGWLTLGLVIASAVAVFGYVVHNIRSGQWEKVPEKLKVQVLVCMAFAEVLFMVRVRVPLGSACAAFAVLLHYFLLTAFTSMNALAMDLFLTFRDALERAKLYQYLLYTWLMPVPIVIVTVIVEFGSSVSVGYGENCWIGNPVANLLAFGVPVFSAILVNAVLVTFVLLAIRKSFEIADKAKSRSNSSKAWVYLRICFLTGFTWILGFIYPYVNSRAVEYIFIVLNASQGLLLALILTITSKVVKNWKVAIRERFGLAEPNKGNRATTAAMTQRTTATTCETSSSADIPLTTFTDVEENRARIQLDSQNRASGCTATVSNQKTTVCATEMPKTTLADVEKTARSHLDKPQQDNGATAAASTKLASTGGTDAVASGSDVVAGGSDVVAGGSDVVAGGSDVVAGGNDVVAGGSDVMAGGTDVVAGGSDVVAGGSDVVAGGSEVVAGGSDVVAGEYDVVAGRSDVMAGGTDVVAGGTDVVAGGTDVVAGGTDVVAGGIDVVAGGTDVVVGETDVVRLVTAPDIDEKETSF; from the coding sequence ATGGTTGCTGACTGTCCTGATGAATGGACAGATGACGTCACAAGGGATAAGTGTTTAAAACAAGTGGACCCCTTTAACCCAAGTGAGCTATTCCATAGAATGCCTGTGGAAGACGCTTCGAAAATCCCCTACAGAAACATATTCTGTGCAATTTGTAACAATGTGTCTTTAACAGAGACAATTACTTGGGAGTCGAAAGTTGAATGTACAGGGATGCTTGACTTGTCTGCTCAAAACCCTAGGGGTTCCCAAGATTATAACAGCATCATTGAAAGTAGTGAGAAATATTGCTTTGGAACGAAAACTATAGCGTTTGTCCCTTTAGACACTAGGCATGCTAGACGATGTTTCCATGTTGATATTTTAAAAGAGAGTTGTGATATCTCCTCATGTAAGTCCTACAGTTACCCAATAGGCATTGGGTATAAGATTTACAAAAACGTTCACTGTGCTCTTTGTGAAGGATTGCCTCTTCCGGCAACCGCAAACCTTATGTGTGGTTCAGTTGTGGATAGAATATCTCGACATAATTGCGTTCGATTGAACAACTGTCCCTCAAGATTCTCATTAACTAATCTCTTCAACTTTGATTCCTATGGGAGCGGTGGAAACAGTCCCAATCAGTGTCCTTCCGACACTTTATACGATCCTTTTGCCGACACATGCCGGTTATTCTCGTCCTCTCGTAGAACTCACGGCTCATTGAACAATACCACCCCCTTACAAAACTGCAGCGAACCCGCTCTGACGTTCACAGCTGAAGAGTTCCGTGTCCTTCCCAACGGTAGCGTCCTCCTGTTGGGTTCTAACGTGTCCTGTCCAGCTGAGCAGGTGGCCATTCTGAACACAACAGCATCGATCTGCGGGGAGTGCATTCTTCAGTACTTCTCAAACTACACACAGATAACTAACCCTTGGGGCGCTACCCAGGGCTGGTTAACCCTGGGTCTTGTGATAGCGTCCGCTGTAGCAGTGTTTGGTTACGTGGTCCACAATATCAGGTCTGGCCAGTGGGAGAAAGTCCCAGAAAAGCTGAAGGTTCAGGTGTTGGTATGCATGGCGTTTGCTGAAGTCTTGTTTATGGTACGTGTGAGGGTCCCCCTCGGATCGGCTTGTGCAGCGTTCGCGGTACTTCTTCACTACTTTTTGCTGACGGCCTTCACATCCATGAACGCACTTGCCATGGACCTCTTTTTAACGTTTCGTGATGCTTTAGAAAGAGCGAagctgtaccagtacctgttgTACACATGGCTGATGCCGGTCCCTATAGTTATAGTGACTGTGATTGTAGAATTCGGCAGTTCGGTCAGTGTGGGGTACGGAGAGAACTGTTGGATCGGCAATCCGGTAGCCAACCTGCTGGCTTTTGGAGTCCCTGTCTTCAGCGCCATTCTGGTCAATGCTGTCTTGGTCACTTTTGTCTTGCTGGCCATACGGAAGTCATTTGAGATAGCCGACAAGGCAAAGTCACGTTCGAACAGCAGCAAGGCTTGGGTTTACCTGCGTATCTGCTTCCTGACGGGGTTCACCTGGATTCTCGGCTTCATCTATCCTTACGTCAACAGCCGAGCTGTCGAGTACATCTTCATTGTGCTGAATGCTTCTCAGGGCCTTCTACTGGCCCTGATACTGACAATAACATCGAAGGTGGTGAAGAATTGGAAGGTGGCGATCAGGGAACGCTTTGGTCTGGCTGAACCTAACAAAGGCAATAGAGCAACCACCGCTGCCATGACGCAGAGGACCACCGCAACGACGTGTGAGACCAGCTCTTCTGCAGACATACCCCTGACAACTTTCACTGATGTGGAGGAGAACAGAGCACGCATTCAGCTAGATAGTCAAAATAGGGCCAGTGGATGTACTGCCACTGTTAGCAATCAGAAGACCACAGTGTGTGCTACAGAAATGCCCAAGACAACTTTGGCTGATGTCGAGAAAACTGCACGCTCTCATCTGGACAAGCCTCAACAGGACAACGGAGCAACCGCCGCTGCAAGCACCAAGCTTGCCTCCACAGGGGGAACTGACGCAGTTGCAAGCGGaagtgacgtagtggcaggcggaagtgacgtagtggcaggtggaagtgacgtagtggcaggtggaagtgacgtagtggcaggcggaaATGACGTAGTGGCAGGTGGAAGTGACGTGATGGCAGGGGGAACtgacgtagtggcaggcggaagtgacgtagtggcaggcggaagtgacgtagtggcaggcggaagtgaagtagtggcaggcggaagtgacgtagtggcaggGGAATATGACGTAGTGGCAGGCAGAAGTGACGTAATGGCAGGCGGAACtgacgtagtggcaggcggaactgacgtagtggcaggcggaaCTGACGTGGTGGCAGGCGGAACtgacgtagtggcaggcggaatcgacgtagtggcaggcggaaCTGACGTAGTGGTAGGCGAAACTGACGTAGTGCGTTTGGTTACCGCTCCCGATATAGATGAAAAAGAGACTAGTTTCTAG